One Microplitis demolitor isolate Queensland-Clemson2020A chromosome 2, iyMicDemo2.1a, whole genome shotgun sequence DNA segment encodes these proteins:
- the LOC103574782 gene encoding protein FAM117B codes for MSGSQRMRKSSPCSTTKQGPMRATLPVSSLLRQSRQGSNLRKSNSNSPTVSPTNANAWRARISPETSASSGQRSPGSLSYKAKSKTLSGRCSEGLSGNQNIRRTASLDTIYLKGQWPRDYSYIHASLLLVDKSTQTEEWSQQNEPRKLHNRHPAEPTNPDDKIPMEKYIRHRLQRTNKESSSSRERTAAFGLIMPGGPPPALPGDHTVMLGSIGSQTSIQNQFNLSTKASPMNIPMKPMRPPMRSSIEGLNQEIEGLVLKSTSNTNEEHSVEDKYARYREQITPEGHRAPLADLLRATRSVNTQTPATDLPSSSYSSGGSRGSTPEQEREGRLGTSPHINRFLAREPPDGCEKVNTKFLEDARRPMIDISKLDYCPKPCVNFQLKPSLGSAFLPLQQPANPTMVTSSVSPSSHTTSATPPPPNP; via the exons ATGTCGGGATCACAGCGAATGCGTAAATCGTCGCCATGCTCGACAACAAAGCAGGGTCCGATGCGAGCAACATTGCCGGTAAGCTCGTTGTTACGACAAAGCCGACAAGGAAGCAATCTAAGGAAGAGTAATAGCAATAGCCCGACAGTGTCGCCTACTAACGCGAACGCGTGGCGAGCAAGAATTTCACCGGAGACATCAGCATCCTCTGGACAACGTAGTCCTGGTTCGCTTTCATACAAag CTAAATCAAAGACACTGAGTGGACGATGCAGTGAGGGATTGAGCGGTAACCAAAATATACGGAGGACAGCATCCCTTGACACTATTTACCTTAAGGGACAATGGCCTCGTGATTATTCTTACATTCACGCAAGTCTCCTGCTCGTTGATAAGTCCACGCAAACAGAAGAGTGGTCCCAACAAAATGAGCCCAGAAAATTACACAACCGACACCCTGCTGAGCCAACTAATCCCGATGACAAGATACCCATGGAGAAATATATTCGCCACAG ATTACAAAGGACAAATAAAGAAAGCAGCAGTAGTAGAGAAAGAACTGCTGCATTTGGATTAATAATGCCCGGTGGTCCACCACCAGCCCTTCCTGGTGATCATACAGTTATGCTAGGAAGTATTGGTTCCCAGACATCAATCC AAAACCAATTCAACCTGAGTACAAAAGCAAGCCCAATGAACATACCAATGAAACCAATGAGGCCGCCAATGCGTTCCTCAATTGAAGGTTTGAATCAAGAAATCGAAGGACTTGTATTAAAATCAACATCTAATACTAATGAAGAGCATTCTGTTGAAGACaag TATGCAAGATACCGGGAACAAATAACACCAGAAGGTCACCGTGCACCTTTGGCAGATCTCTTAAGAGCAACAAGGAGTGTGAACACGCAGACGCCGGCAACAGACCTTCCCTCCAGTTCGTATTCTTCAG gtGGAAGCCGCGGATCAACTCCAGAGCAAGAGAGAGAAGGACGTCTGGGTACGTCACCACACATCAATAGGTTCCTAGCACGAGAACCTCCAGATGgttgcgaaaaagttaataCAAAATTCCTCGAGGATGCTAG acGGCCGATGATAGACATCAGCAAGTTAGATTACTGCCCGAAGCCATGtgttaattttcaattgaagcCAAGTTTGGGTTCAGCTTTCCTGCCACTTCAGCAGCCGGCCAATCCTACAATGGTGACAAGTAGCGTGTCACCGTCATCGCACACGACGTCGGCAACACCACCACCTCCAAATCCATAG
- the LOC103574784 gene encoding DNA-directed RNA polymerase III subunit RPC9, with protein MEVVNENVAYLSNYEVLEVLRGIKANKEQKSRSQLATITYETVRCLEESTCKTQTPEKIQEFMKALKSFKLTKCEKLALLNLCPKTPLEMQLIIEDSDERLNENEVENLLQLVATHLGEPENQDEGMEEAS; from the exons atggaAGT AGTAAACGAAAATGTTGCATATCTGAGTAATTATGAAGTACTGGAAGTACTCAGAGGAATAAAAGCCAATAAGGAACAAAAATCTAGGAGTCAATTAGCAACAATAACTTATGAAACAGTTCGATGCTTAGAAGAAAGTACCTGCAAAACTCAAACTcctgaaaaaattcaagaatttATGAAGGCtcttaaatcatttaaattaactaaatgTGAAAAGTTGgctttattgaatttatgtcCAAAGACACCATTAGAAATGCAATTG attatcgAAGATAGTGATGAACGTTTGAATGAGAATGAAGTTGAAAATCTTTTGCAATTAGTTGCAACACACTTAGGAGAGCCTGAAAATCAGGATGAAGGCATGGAGGAAGcaagttga
- the LOC103574783 gene encoding density-regulated protein homolog, with product MAEVEQPEFRLGPDPNVTYPLQVQYCGNCSLPLEYCEYYPEYDKCKQWLERNLPKEFEKIKLMEDGTGESGVGDDEKKRQKRGGKGMLKTKKKEDVPKLITVSRAPRGKKKSVTVVTGLSTFDIDLKVAAKFFGSKFACGSSVTGDDEIVIQGDVKDDLFDVIPEKWPQIDEDSIDDLGDQKR from the exons ATGGCAGAGGTAGAGCAACCGGAATTTCGTCTTGGACCAGATCCCAATGTCACGTATCCACTTCAAGTTCAATATTGTGGAAACTGTTCTTTACCACttgaa taCTGCGAGTACTATCCAGAGTATGACAAATGCAAACAATGGCTGGAAAGAAATCTTccaaaagaatttgaaaagataaaattaatggaaGATGGAACTGGTGAATCAGGTGTTGGcgatgatgaaaaaaagagACAGAAACGTGGAGGTAAAGGTATGCTGAAGACTAAGAAAAAGGAGGATGTCCCCAAGTTGATAACTGTCTCGAGAGCACCCAGGGGTAAAAAGAAATCAGTCACAGTTGTTACTGGTCTCAGTACTTTTg atATTGATCTAAAGGTTGCGGCTAAATTTTTTGGAAGTAAATTTGCTTGCGGTTCAAGTGTAACTGGAGATGATGAAATAGTCATTCAAGGAGATGTAAAAGACGATTTGTTTGATGTTATTCCGGAAAAATGGccacaa attGATGAAGACTCGATTGATGACTTGGGAGACCAGAAGAGATGA
- the LOC103574786 gene encoding clustered mitochondria protein homolog yields MGLESQVEANGKDGAVQINPMVNGKDKREDDEQQDNEANGSNSSDNILEKGEVEATKEGEKEKEKDKDDKEKDADDKEKDGEQEVVFIQDMGFTVKIVSPGGEPFDIQVSSMELVQEIHQLLMDREDTCHRTCFSLQLDGNTLDNFAELKNIEGLKEGSIIKVVEEPYTMREARIHVRHVRDLLKSVDPADAYNGVECSSLSFLNVVTNGDIMEKKKTRTDAIDCTPPDYIIPGSKERPLLPLQPQAKEQKCPPCLKVLTTSGWNPPPGYRKLHGDLMYLQVITLEDKQYYVTACARGFFVNQSSKETFNPKPATPSHLCHSLIELLNQLSPAFKRGFAAMQRRRTQRHPFERVATPYQLYAWCAPQTEHTIDAIRAEDTFSAKLGYEEHIPGQTRDWNEELQTTRELPRKNLPERLLRERAIFKVHSDFVAAATRGAVAVIDGNVMAINPGEEAKMQMFIWNNIFFSLGFDVRDHYKELGGDAAAFVAPRNDLQGVRVYAAVDLPGLYTLGTVVIDYRGYRVTAQSIIPGILEREQEQSVVYGSIDFGKTVLTHPKYLELLNKAGQQLKILPHKVINDANEEIELCSSVECKGIIGNDSRHYVLDLLRTFPPDVNFLKLDGVELSKEARALGFPIEHKHRLACLRQELIDSFVEARYVQFIKHAASHLQRLTSSRLSQQMEKEVNGDKDDNDKEKDDKEVKINKKDNSESVSSVVVDSNKENSDQSNIEADEAKKIVESITDSITGGEKQELEESTKEIVRKAAAAVGSLREAEFDVKFNPDVYSPGVRHPDKNGDALKKQRQLVRDAADFLLTVQLPTFIRECLDHTAAATDGSTLVEALHGRGINVRYLGKLAAMLSKVSQLKYLHRISVSELILRSAKHIFTSYMQGTELMSLSAAISHFLNCLLSSAQLSHPQLNLEELQSKTAKRRNKRKGRNNGPHQSEVEWASLTPKSLWQQIKSDLKSYYDWETPAPESLDATIEYFNLQKISLLRGFSIKTGIQILLREYNFENKNRATFFEEDILNIFPVVKHINPRASDAYNFYTTGQSKIQQGYLKDGYELISEALNLLNNVYGAMHPEIAQCLRMLARLNYIMGDHAEALATQQKAVLMSERVSGIDHPYTITEYIHLALYSFANGQVSVSLRLLYRARYLALLVCGEDHPEVALIDSNISLILHAVGEYELSLRFLEHALALNLRYHGPHSLKVAVSYHLVARTQSCMGDFRAALNNEKETYAIYKHQLGEEHEKTKESSDCLRHLTQQAVVLQKKMNELYTGKSSLSLPPIQIQPPSMGSVLDLLNVINGILFVQISQQDIENLKAEIEKRQKEQIPENDIKRQDSKSSSPSMINETDKILAITQDTCTNSVENNKETRKSITTDS; encoded by the exons ATGGGTCTTGAGTCTCAAGTTGAAGCAAACGGCAAGGATGGAGCCGTGCAAATTAATCCGATGGTTAATGGAAAAGACAAGCGCGAAG atgacGAACAACAAGATAATGAAGCGAATGGAAGTAATTCCAGCGataatattttggaaaaaggTGAAGTAGAGGCTACAAAGGAAGGTGAAAAGGAAAAGGAAAAAGATAAAGATGATAAAGAAAAGGATGCCGATGATAAGGAAAAAGATGGTGAACAAGAAGTTGTTTTTATACAGGATATGGGTTTTACGGTTAAAATTGTCAGTCCCGGTGGTGAACCTTTTGATATTCAGGTATCGAGTATGGAATTAGTTCAGGAAATTCATCAATTACTTATGGACCGCGAGGACACTTGCCATCGTACATGTTTTTCTCTTCAACTTGACGGCAATACGTTAGATAATTTtgcagaattaaaaaatattgaaggtCTCAAAGAAGGGTCAATTATAAAGGTCGTTGAGGAACCGTACACTATGCGCGAAGCACGTATACATGTAAGACATGTTCGTGATTTACTAAAATCTGTTGATCCGGCAGACGCTTATAATGGAGTAGAATGTAGTAGTTTGTCTTTTTTAAATGTCGTTACCAATGGAGATATtatggaaaagaaaaaaacacgAACAGATGCAATCGATTGTACCCCACCAGATTATATTATACCAGGATCTAAAGAAAGACCTCTTTTACCTCTTCAACCTCAAGCTAAAGAACAAAAATGTCCGCCATGTTTAAag GTTTTAACAACTTCCGGTTGGAATCCACCGCCAGGTTATAGAAAATTACATGGAGATTTAATGTATCTACAGGTGATTACATTAGAAGATAAGCAGTATTATGTAACTGCGTGCGCGCGTGGTTTTTTTGTAAACCAGTCATCAAAAGAAACATTTAATCCAAAACCAGCAACACCGAGTCATCTATGTCatagtttaattgaattattaaatcaattaagtcCGGCATTTAAACGTGGATTTGCAGCAATGCAACGACGAAGAACTCAACGTCATCCATTTGAAAGAGTTGCAACCCCTTATCAGCTTTATGCCTGGTGTGCACCACAAACAGAACATACTATTGATGCTATTAGAGCAGAAGATACATTTTCAGCAAAACTTGGTTATGAAGAGCATATACCAGGACAAACACGTGATTGGAATGAAGAATTACAAACAACAAGAGAATTACCACGTAAAAATTTACCAGAAAGACTGTTACGAGAACGTGCCATATTTAAAGTACACAGTGATTTTGTTGCTGCAGCAACACGTGGTGCTGTTGCTGTTATTGATGGTAATGTTATGGCTATTAATCCTGGTGAAGAAGCAAAAATGCAAATGTTTATAtggaataatatatttttttcacttggtTTTGATGTACGTGATCATTATAAAGAACTTGGTGGTGACGCTGCAGCATTTGTTGCACCACGTAATGATCTTCAGGGTGTACGTGTTTATGCAGCTGTTGATTTACCAGGTCTTTATACATTAGGTACTGTTGTTATTGATTATCGTGGTTATCGTGTTACTGCTCAATCAATAATACCTGGAATACTTGAACGTGAACAAGAGCAATCAGTTGTCTATGGATCTATTGATTTTGGTAAAACAGTATTGACTCATCCAAAATATCttgaattattgaataaagctggacaacaattaaaaattttaccccataaagttataaatgatGCTAATGAAGAAATTGAATTATGCAGTAGCGTTGAATGTAAAGGAATTATTGGTAATGATTCACGTCATTATGTTTTAGATTTATTACGTACATTTCCACcagatgttaattttttaaaacttgatgGAGTTGAATTAAGTAAAGAAGCACGTGCTCTTGGTTTTCCAATAGAACATAAACATCGATTAGCTTGTTTAAGACAAGAATTAATTGATTCATTTGTTGAAGCTCGTTATgttcaatttataaaacatgCTGCTTCACATCTTCAACGATTAACATCATCACGATTATCACAGCAAATGGAAAAAGAAGTTAATGGTGATAaagatgataatgataaagaaaaagatgataaagaagtaaaaataaataaaaaagataacaGTGAATCTGTTAGTAGTGTAGTTGTTGAtagtaataaagaaaattcagaTCAATCAAATATTGAAGCTgatgaagcaaaaaaaatagttgaaagtATTACAGATTCAATAACTGGTGGTGAAAAACAAGAACTTGAAGAAAGTACTAAAGAAATAGTACGTAAAGCTGCTGCAGCTGTTGGAAGTCTTCGTGAGGCTGAatttgatgttaaatttaatccagATGTTTATTCACCAGGTGTACGTCATCCAGATAAAAATGGTGatgctttaaaaaaacaacGTCAATTAGTACGTGATGCTGCTGACTTTTTACTTACTGTTCAATTACCAACATTTATTCGTGAATGTTTAGATCATACTGCCGCGGCAACTGATGGTAGTACTTTGGTCGAAGCACTCCATGGTCGTGGTATTAATGTTCGTTATCTTGGTAAATTAGCAGCAATGCTTTCAAAAGTatcacaattaaaatatttacatcgTATTTCAGTAtctgaattaatattaagatcaGCAAAGCATATATTTACATCATATATGCAGGGAACAGAATTAATGAGTCTTTCAGCAGCAATAAGTCATTttcttaattgtttattatcatCAGCACAACTTAGTCATcctcaattaaatttagaagAATTACAAAGTAAAACAGCTAAACGACGTAATAAACGTAAAGGAAGAAATAATGGACCACATCAATCAGAAGTTGAATGGGCAAGTTTGACACCTAAATCACTTTGGCAACAAATAAAATcagatttaaaaagttattatgaTTGGGAAACACCAGCTCCAGAATCATTGGATGCtacaattgaatattttaatttacaaaaaatttctttacttcgtggttttagtattaaaactggtatacaaatattattacgtgaatataattttgaaaataaaaatcgtgcaacattttttgaagaagatatattaaatatatttccaGTAGTTAAACATATTAACCCACGTGCCAGTGatgcttacaatttttatactacTGGACAGAGTAAAATTCAACAGGGATATTTAAAAGATGGTTATGAATTGATAAGTGAAGCACTCAATTTATTGAACAATGTTTATGGAGCAATGCATCCTGAAATAGCACAATGTTTACGTATGTTAGCTAGATTAAACTATATTATGGGTGATCATGCTGAAGCACTGGCAACTCAGCAAAAAGCTGTACTTATGTCTGAACGTGTTAGTGGAATCGATCATCCTTACACTATCACTGAGTACATTCATTTGGCGTTATATTCATTTGCCAACGGACAAGTATCAGTATCACTAAGACTTCTTTATCGAGCTCGCTATCTAGCTTTACTTGTTTGTGGTGAAGATCATCCTGAGGTAGCCCTTATTGATAGTAATATTTCATTGATACTTCATGCAGTTGGGGAGTATGAACTCTCATTACGTTTTCTTGAACATGCATTGGCATTAAATTTACGTTATCATGGACCACATTCATTAAAAGTTGCTGTTTCTTATCATTTGGTAGCCCGAACTCAGTCATGTATGGGAGATTTTCGTGCAGCACTTAACAATGAAAAAGAAACATACGCTATTTACAAGCATCAATTGGGTGAAGAGcatgaaaaaacaaaagaaagcAGTGATTGTCTGAGACATTTAACTCAACAAGCAGTAGTAttgcagaaaaaaatgaatgaattgtATACTGGAAAATCAAGTCTCAGTTTGCCACCGATTCAAATTCAACCACCAAGTATGGGATCTGTTTTAGATTTACTAAATGTTATTAatggaattttatttgttcaaatTAGTCAGCAAGATATTGAAAACTTAAAAGCTGAAATTGAAAAACGACAAAAAGAACAGATACCTGAAAATGACATTAAACGTCAAGATAGCAAGAGTTCTTCACCATCAATGATTAATGAGACAGATAAAATACTCGCCATTACTCAAGACACTTGCACAAATAGTGTAGAAAATAACAAAGAGACCAGAAAGTCAATAACTACGGacagttga
- the LOC103574787 gene encoding RNA N6-adenosine-methyltransferase mettl16 isoform X2, whose amino-acid sequence MNFSGISQVSGIDIGTGAIGIYSLLCAKIYSWKMIGTDIDALSVSSAVENIQRNKLDHLIKVIKVQNNVLLKGIMTDEESYSFTMCNPPFFDVDNTEKKEKRLPPTNAKTGHDIELSVSGGEKSFVCQMIDESIELKEKIKIYTTMLGQKSSLAYCKSELRKKNIYNFTWTEFCQGNTKRWGLAWSLIPKDELDLSKAPAIRMKESNTDKSKNYFSTELLFPFNNKFQTINDVTAGLKQWIDELQIEIKKLKLEEDFNGSMYELCAYKNNWVHARRKRRMEMQLNSIEYKRPRVDDKDQPSTTNDLEESSTIDSTKSDNKIYLKFNLAVSNLLNEDNDDDDNNNNGVKILMILNGGEGGKNALESFKQCLLNKFSIREFQKQNKQIVKKLPKKRKKN is encoded by the exons atgaatttttctggAATTAGTCAAGTATCTGGAATAGACATTGGTACTGGAGCTATTGGAATATATTCATTGCTATGTGCTAAAATATATAGTTGGAAAATGATTGGTACAGATATTGATGCACTGAGTGTATCATCAGCTGTTGAAAACATCCAACGTAATAAGTTAGATCACTTGATAAAAG TGATTAAAGTTCAgaataatgttttattaaaaggTATAATGACCGATGAAGAATCATACTCTTTTACAATGTGTAATCCTCCGTTTTTTGATGTTGACAATActgagaaaaaagaaaaacgttTACCACCAACAAACGCAAAAACAGGACACGATATTGAGTTATCTGTTAGTGGTGGTGAGAAATCTTTTGTTTGTCAAATGATTGACGAAAGTATCGAACtcaaggaaaaaataaaaatatatacaacaaTGTTGGGTCAGAAAAGTAGTTTAGCATACTGTAAATctgaattgagaaaaaaaaatatttataatttcacgTGGACTGAATTTTGTCAGGGTAATACTAAAAGATGGGGTCTAGCTTGGTCTCTGATACCCAAAGACgaattagatttatcaaaagcTCCAGCTATAAGAATGAAAGAGTCTAATActgataaatcaaaaaattatttttctacggAATTGTTATTtccttttaataataaatttcaaactatAAATGACGTAACAGCTGGACTGAAACAGTGGATTGATGAattacaa attgaaataaagaaattGAAGTTGGAAGAAGATTTTAATGGTTCCATGTATGAATTATGtgcttacaaaaataattgggTCCATGCCAGAAGAAAACGACGTATGGAAATgcaattaaattcaatcgaGTACAAACGACCACGTGTTGATGATAAAGATCAACCTTCCACAACGAATGATTTAGAGGAATCTTCAACAATTGATTCAACGAAatctgataataaaatttatcttaaattcaATCTTGCCGTTAGCAATTTACTTAATGaagataatgatgatgatgataataataataatggtgttaaaattttaatgattttaaatggaGGCGAGGGCGGAAAAAATGCATTAGAATCTTTTAAACAGtgtttacttaataaatttagtatacgagaatttcaaaaacaaaataaacaaattgttaaaaaattaccaaagaaaagaaaaaaaaattaa
- the LOC103574787 gene encoding U6 small nuclear RNA (adenine-(43)-N(6))-methyltransferase isoform X1, with the protein MSLKKFIHPRNKYKVPPNFKQLADLYPEFQQHVSVNLSGKLQFNFNNRESLAVLTKTLLKHDFDLDVNIPIEKLVPALTPRLNYILWIEDLMNFSGISQVSGIDIGTGAIGIYSLLCAKIYSWKMIGTDIDALSVSSAVENIQRNKLDHLIKVIKVQNNVLLKGIMTDEESYSFTMCNPPFFDVDNTEKKEKRLPPTNAKTGHDIELSVSGGEKSFVCQMIDESIELKEKIKIYTTMLGQKSSLAYCKSELRKKNIYNFTWTEFCQGNTKRWGLAWSLIPKDELDLSKAPAIRMKESNTDKSKNYFSTELLFPFNNKFQTINDVTAGLKQWIDELQIEIKKLKLEEDFNGSMYELCAYKNNWVHARRKRRMEMQLNSIEYKRPRVDDKDQPSTTNDLEESSTIDSTKSDNKIYLKFNLAVSNLLNEDNDDDDNNNNGVKILMILNGGEGGKNALESFKQCLLNKFSIREFQKQNKQIVKKLPKKRKKN; encoded by the exons atgtctttaaaaaaatttatacatccAAGAAATAAGTACAAAGTACCGCCAAATTTTAAACAACTTGCCGATCTTTATCCTGAATTTCAACAGCATGTATCTGTA aatttatcaggaaagttgcagtttaatttcaataatagaGAAAGTCTTGCTGTGTTGACAAAAACTTTGCTGAAGCATGACTTTGATCTTGATGTCAATATTCCGATAGAGAAACTCGTACCAGCTTTGACACCTCgtcttaattatattttatggattgaagatttaatgaatttttctggAATTAGTCAAGTATCTGGAATAGACATTGGTACTGGAGCTATTGGAATATATTCATTGCTATGTGCTAAAATATATAGTTGGAAAATGATTGGTACAGATATTGATGCACTGAGTGTATCATCAGCTGTTGAAAACATCCAACGTAATAAGTTAGATCACTTGATAAAAG TGATTAAAGTTCAgaataatgttttattaaaaggTATAATGACCGATGAAGAATCATACTCTTTTACAATGTGTAATCCTCCGTTTTTTGATGTTGACAATActgagaaaaaagaaaaacgttTACCACCAACAAACGCAAAAACAGGACACGATATTGAGTTATCTGTTAGTGGTGGTGAGAAATCTTTTGTTTGTCAAATGATTGACGAAAGTATCGAACtcaaggaaaaaataaaaatatatacaacaaTGTTGGGTCAGAAAAGTAGTTTAGCATACTGTAAATctgaattgagaaaaaaaaatatttataatttcacgTGGACTGAATTTTGTCAGGGTAATACTAAAAGATGGGGTCTAGCTTGGTCTCTGATACCCAAAGACgaattagatttatcaaaagcTCCAGCTATAAGAATGAAAGAGTCTAATActgataaatcaaaaaattatttttctacggAATTGTTATTtccttttaataataaatttcaaactatAAATGACGTAACAGCTGGACTGAAACAGTGGATTGATGAattacaa attgaaataaagaaattGAAGTTGGAAGAAGATTTTAATGGTTCCATGTATGAATTATGtgcttacaaaaataattgggTCCATGCCAGAAGAAAACGACGTATGGAAATgcaattaaattcaatcgaGTACAAACGACCACGTGTTGATGATAAAGATCAACCTTCCACAACGAATGATTTAGAGGAATCTTCAACAATTGATTCAACGAAatctgataataaaatttatcttaaattcaATCTTGCCGTTAGCAATTTACTTAATGaagataatgatgatgatgataataataataatggtgttaaaattttaatgattttaaatggaGGCGAGGGCGGAAAAAATGCATTAGAATCTTTTAAACAGtgtttacttaataaatttagtatacgagaatttcaaaaacaaaataaacaaattgttaaaaaattaccaaagaaaagaaaaaaaaattaa